In Streptomyces sp. 71268, the DNA window GCCGGGCGCGGTACGACGCCCGCCGAACTCCTCTCCGCCATCGGCACCGACTACATGTTCGCCGTCCCCACCGCCCGCCTGGCCGACGCCCACGCCCCGCACCCGGCGGGCACCTGGCGGTACGAGTTCACCTGGCGCTCCCCCGCCTTCGACGGCCTCCTCGGCGCCTGCCACGGCCTCGACCTCCCGTTCGCCTTCGCCAACCTGTCCCGCGTGGACCTCCACACCCTCGGCCTCGTCCCCGACACGGACGAACCCCGCGAGCTGGCCCGCCGCACCCACGCCGCCTGGGTCGCCTTCACCACCACCGGCGACCCCGGCTGGCCCCGCTACACCCCTGACCACCCGACGGTGCAACGTCTGGACGCCACCTGGCTGCCGACGGAGTCGGCGGACGGGGCGGAGCGGGGGGTGTGGGTGGGGGTGCGGTGAGGTTGTGGGTGGGTGGGGGTTCGGTGGTCTTGGTGGGTTGGTGGGCTTGAGGTGTGGGGGTTGGCTTCGGGTGTGTGGGTGGGGGTTCGGCTGGGTGGGTGGCTGCGGGGACAGTGCGGCCTTGGGGGCGGCGGGGTGCCGTTGGGGGTCTTGACCTGGCGGAGGGTGTGCCTGTGGGTGGGCCCCGGCTTGCGGTACGAGCGGGGCCCGGCCCCGCTCGGCAGGGACATCGACGGGTTGCCGTTCTTGGCCTTGATCTCCTGGGGGCCGACCCCGCGAGGGCGGGGAGGGCTGCTTGCTCTCGTCCTGCGCCTGCTCAACAGCCGGACCAACCCCGCAGCGGCGGGGACGGGCCAAGCATCCCGGAGCTGACCGAGTAGCCGACGGGACCAACCCCGCGTGGCTGCGGGGACACCTCCAGGCCGAGCGCCAACTTGGCCTGCACCTCGGGGCCAACCCCGCAGGGCGGGGACACGCGCATGACGGCCCTGATCATCGGCGGCAGCGGCGGGCCAACCCCTGCGGGTGCGGGGACGAGCCGGACGAGGCCCAGTTCCTCCAGACCCGACAGGGGCCAACCCCGCAAGGCGGGGACGGAGCGTGCGGCGACGCCCTCGGCGTCCCTTACGAGGGACCAACCCCGCGAGGCGGGGACGGGCCGATGACGGGCGTACCTCGTGGTTGAGGTAGGGGCCAACCCCCGTGTGTGCGGGGACGAGTCCTTGCCGCCACGTGAGCAGACGTACTTGAAGGGGCCACACCCGCACACGCGGGGACGAGTCGACTGTCCAGCCCTCGCCATCAAGAGGCCCGGGGCCACCCCCGCACGCGCGGGGACGAGAAGAGGGCGACGCAAAACCACCTCTCCCACCTGGGGCCATCCCCGCATGCGCGGGGACGAGTCGGGGGTGAGCTCCTGGGCGTGGGGGTGGAGGGGGCCATCCCCGCACGCGCGGGGACGAGAGCAATTGACCTGCGGGTTTACCGCGCCCGACCCCGGATTCTTGCAACTTCCGCGAACTCCGACCTATCACCCAAGCTAGACAAGCGACTCACAGCACCCCCTCCACGATCCCGCCAGCGTCGCGCCAAAGGCCCGGCTGCCGACCACACATCACTCTGTCACGGGCAGGCACTCGGCGAGCAGGCCGACAACATCGCGCCAGGCCCGTTCCGCGTGCAGCGGGTGGTGGCTGACGCCAGGGCGCACCGCGTGGTCGACGTTCGGGTGGTGGAAGGCGTGCTCGGCGCCGCCGTAGACCACCAGGCGCCAATCGACGCCTGCGGCCTGCATCTCCGCAGTGAACGCTTCCCGTTGCGCAGGCGGCATGATCGGGTCTTCCGACCCCACCCCGGCCCACACGGGGCATCGAATGTTCGCAGCCTCGCCCGGTCGTCCGGTGGTCACCGCGTTGATCGTCCCGATCGCGCGCAGATCCACGCCGTCACGCCCGAGTTCCAACGCGATGGCGCCCCCGGTGCCGTACCCGATGGCGGCGATCCGATCGGGGTCCGTACGCGGTTCGGCGCGCAGCACATCGAGCGCCGCGTAGCCGATGCCCCGCATCCGTTCGGTGTCGTCAAGCAGAGGCATGATGTACGCCATCATTTCCTCGGGGTCGCTGAACCAACGCCCACCGTTGATGTCGAAGGCCAGCGCCACGTAACCAAGTTCGGCCAGCGCGTCGGCCCGTCGGCGCTGGACGTCGTTCAGCCCCGGCCCCTCGGGCCCGAGCAGAACCGCGGGCCGACGCCCAACGCCGGCCGGAATCGCGAGATGCCCCACCATCGTGAGGCCGTCGGCCGGGTACTCGACCGTGCGCGTTGTCATCGTCGTCATACGTCTGGACGGTAATGACCACCGAGCCCAACCGGGCATGTGTTCACCGCCGGCGGAACCACGCCGTGTGGTTCTCAAGTGCGGCGACGGCGCGGGGGGTTCGCTGCGAAGCAGGGGTTGTGGGGCAGCGTTGACACCGCCCCAGCCCCAACCCCGCACGCGCGGGGACCAGAAGGCCCTGAACGTCATGCTGAACTCGGTGGTGGGACCATCCCCGCGCGCGGGGACCAGATGCGTCGCCGCAGGTCAGAAGCGATTTCTTCGGGACCATCCCCGCGCGCGGGGGGACCAGCTCGGCGAGCTTCGCGGCGTGCGCGCTGCGCCGGGACCATCCCCGCGCGCGGGGGGACCAGGCGGAGCCGGAGGAGGATACTGCGGCATCAGGGGGACCATCCCCGCGCGCGGGGACCAGAGCAATTGACCTGCGGGTTTATCGCGCGACACCCCGGTTTTTTGCAACTTCCGCGAACTCCGACCTATCGCCCACACTCGGCAGATCGACCACAACACCCCCTTGCTAGCCAGACTTCACAGCCTATCCGCGCTCGCACCCTGAGGCTCAAGGACAAGAACGCTGGACCGCCAAACCCCCCACCAGGCACGCCCCGTTCGCAAGACGGCATGGCCAGCGCCACCCACGCACCCACGCACCCACGCACCCACGCACCCACCGAGCGCACCCCCACCCGCAGGCGCCGACACCCCACACCATGCCCCCGACCTCACAGCCCGCACCGCCTCCTCACCCTGCCTACGGACCAGCACTCGGCCCGATGTCCTCAGCCGGGGTGACCAGCCACCGCAAGGTGACCGTCGCCGCGTAGCGGACGTGGCGGCCGTCGGGGTGGTCGCGGGCCGCGTGGCTCGTGCACCAACGCTGGGCCTGGTGGTGTTGGCCCGTGATGGACTCCGACGGCTCAGGCTCTGGCGACTGTTCGTCGCAGGTCAGGCATGTCGCGCGGACGAGATAGGCGTCAGCCTCCGGGTCAGGCCCAAGGTGCATCTCGACGTAGCGGTACCGACTGCGGCTCATGTGCGCCGCCGGTTGGTGGGCGAGCGGGCGGCGTGGTCGCATGCGGGGTCGGCCTCCAGGCAGCAGGGGACGGGTTCGGCCGGGCCGGATCGACCTCCGGCCGGCGCCTCTTCCGTACGCGACGACTCCCCCACACACACGGGGCAGGGCGACGAAAGCGCGGCCGCGCCGTGGGCGAACCGTACGGCCGAGGCGAGGATGGCGCCGAGGTGGGCGTGGTTCGGCCAGGTACCGTCCCGACCAGTCGATCGGCAGTCGCCAGTGCAGGCCAGGGCCGGTGTTCCGATGCGCGGACGGCACCCCGACGTAGTGAGCCCCGGGGCCGGGCCCCAGCAGGGTGACGTGCCGCCCCAACCGCTCCCACTGCGGCACCACGGACGCCTGGCCGGCCGGCACCAACCAGTACGCGGCAGTGGTCAGCGGA includes these proteins:
- a CDS encoding dienelactone hydrolase family protein — translated: MTTMTTRTVEYPADGLTMVGHLAIPAGVGRRPAVLLGPEGPGLNDVQRRRADALAELGYVALAFDINGGRWFSDPEEMMAYIMPLLDDTERMRGIGYAALDVLRAEPRTDPDRIAAIGYGTGGAIALELGRDGVDLRAIGTINAVTTGRPGEAANIRCPVWAGVGSEDPIMPPAQREAFTAEMQAAGVDWRLVVYGGAEHAFHHPNVDHAVRPGVSHHPLHAERAWRDVVGLLAECLPVTE